One genomic window of Hydrogenimonas thermophila includes the following:
- a CDS encoding alpha-ketoacid dehydrogenase subunit beta, whose translation MFFAKVVPMLYREALNRAIDETMEIDSNVVLLGEDIGIYGGSYRVTEGLFAKYGEKRVIDTPIAELSIIGNGVGMAIGGLRPVAELMTANFALLAFDQIINHMAKLHYMSAGKITLPMVVRLPQGVSKQLAAQHSESYEQMLSSVPGLIVFAASDVNYAYHALKKAILLDDPVIFIEHELLYNKKGEVDFESDIDPFKALVVKEGSDITVVSYLKMVDDVLEAVPEIEKNLGKSCEVIDLCSLNPIDYQTLAASLKKTSRLVVVEEDHKKGGFGSQITSWAVEEMFYLLDAAPLRIAGEDIPIPYNRKLELASIPTPEKIVKQIVEWGEKSGL comes from the coding sequence ATGTTTTTTGCCAAAGTTGTGCCAATGTTATATCGTGAAGCATTAAATAGAGCAATCGATGAGACAATGGAGATTGATTCCAATGTTGTCTTGCTTGGAGAAGACATAGGCATATATGGCGGCAGTTACCGTGTAACGGAGGGGCTTTTTGCTAAATATGGAGAAAAAAGAGTCATAGATACACCTATTGCAGAACTTAGCATTATTGGAAATGGTGTTGGTATGGCAATAGGTGGGCTTCGTCCTGTTGCAGAGCTTATGACGGCAAACTTTGCTCTTTTAGCATTTGATCAGATTATAAACCATATGGCTAAACTGCACTATATGAGTGCAGGTAAGATTACTTTGCCTATGGTTGTCCGTTTGCCTCAAGGAGTCAGCAAGCAGTTAGCGGCACAGCATAGTGAGAGTTATGAACAGATGCTTTCATCTGTTCCAGGATTGATAGTTTTTGCTGCAAGTGATGTCAACTATGCCTACCACGCACTTAAAAAGGCGATTTTGTTAGATGATCCGGTAATTTTTATAGAACACGAATTGCTTTACAATAAAAAAGGTGAAGTAGATTTTGAGAGTGATATTGATCCATTTAAGGCACTTGTTGTCAAAGAGGGAAGTGACATAACAGTTGTTAGCTACCTTAAAATGGTAGATGATGTTTTAGAAGCAGTACCAGAGATTGAAAAAAATCTTGGAAAGAGTTGTGAAGTTATAGATTTATGCTCTTTAAATCCTATAGATTATCAGACATTGGCAGCATCACTTAAAAAGACTAGTCGTTTGGTTGTTGTAGAAGAGGATCACAAAAAAGGCGGATTTGGCTCACAAATTACAAGCTGGGCGGTTGAAGAGATGTTTTATCTTTTAGATGCTGCACCTCTAAGAATTGCAGGTGAAGATATTCCAATTCCTTACAACAGAAAACTGGAGTTAGCCTCTATACCAACACCTGAAAAAATTGTAAAACAGATAGTAGAGTGGGGAGAGAAGAGTGGTTTATGA
- a CDS encoding thiamine pyrophosphate-dependent dehydrogenase E1 component subunit alpha, with product MNKLLAEEIYYLMVLGRKFEFAAKEHYMQGNISGFLHLDIGQEALSVSAMKAFDRGDIFSGYRVHVMAIARGLSAKSVMAELFGKVTGVSRGKGGSMHLYDPSHFFYGGDAIVGEHIPNAVGCAYARKYQGSQEAVMVIFGDGATNCGAFFESLNIASAQNLPLLFLCENNGYAIGTKITSVAPFLKQSKKAEPYMRTVEVDGMDAVAVYETLKEAQKSIYNGHGPIFVEAFTCRFEGHSMSDPGSYRTQLEMQVCKSKDPIERMKRVLKDNYLVDDSYIETLEKRAQEAVEEAVEFALSSPEPEIEELYKNVFCQSCANVIS from the coding sequence GTGAATAAGCTGCTTGCTGAAGAGATCTACTATCTTATGGTTCTTGGTCGTAAATTTGAGTTTGCGGCTAAAGAGCACTATATGCAAGGTAATATTTCAGGATTTTTACATTTAGATATTGGTCAGGAAGCTCTTAGTGTCTCTGCTATGAAGGCGTTTGATAGAGGAGACATCTTCTCTGGTTATCGTGTTCATGTTATGGCTATTGCACGTGGGCTTAGTGCAAAATCTGTTATGGCAGAGCTTTTTGGAAAAGTTACCGGTGTAAGTCGTGGTAAAGGTGGTTCTATGCACCTTTATGATCCTTCACACTTCTTCTATGGTGGTGATGCCATTGTTGGTGAGCATATTCCAAATGCAGTAGGTTGTGCTTATGCTAGAAAGTATCAAGGCAGTCAAGAGGCTGTTATGGTTATTTTTGGAGATGGTGCAACAAACTGCGGGGCTTTTTTTGAATCTTTAAACATTGCAAGTGCTCAAAATCTTCCTCTTCTATTTCTTTGCGAAAACAACGGTTATGCTATTGGTACAAAAATTACCAGTGTAGCTCCATTTTTAAAACAGTCAAAAAAGGCTGAGCCTTACATGCGGACAGTTGAAGTTGATGGTATGGATGCTGTTGCCGTATATGAGACTCTAAAAGAGGCTCAAAAGAGCATATACAATGGTCATGGTCCTATCTTTGTAGAGGCATTTACGTGCCGTTTTGAAGGGCACTCAATGAGTGATCCGGGCAGTTACCGCACTCAATTGGAGATGCAGGTTTGTAAATCAAAAGATCCTATTGAGCGAATGAAAAGGGTGTTAAAAGATAACTACTTGGTAGATGATAGTTATATTGAAACATTAGAAAAAAGAGCTCAAGAAGCGGTAGAGGAAGCTGTAGAGTTTGCTTTATCTAGTCCTGAACCAGAGATTGAAGAGCTATATAAAAATGTTTTTTGCCAAAGTTGTGCCAATGTTATATCGTGA
- the glgA gene encoding glycogen synthase GlgA, whose translation MNHSLNILFSTSEAVPFAKTGGLADVSGTLPKALAKLGHNVVVVMPRYYCIDRSNLEPLNEPLIVSMGPMGELFAGVYRDYLPGSDVPIYLIDYEEFFGRSGLYADESSFSYTDNDLRFIFLSRSALELCKRLEFKPDIVHSNDWHTAVQPLLLKSCYAFDETFKDTASLLTIHNLQYQGQFFKDIVDVMEVGWEHFNPYELEAMDGVNLLKGGIFHADVVTTVSRKYAQEIQTPEFGFGLNEHICAHSHKLYGVLNGVDYDEWNPSVDPYIAKQYDIDNMSGKEVCKKDLQKRFNLPVRDNVPLIGFVGRLAEQKGIGLIAGVIEGFMHLDIQIVMLGTGEKWAEGFFSDIANRYPKKFACHIGYSNELAHKIEAGSDLFLMPSLFEPCGLNQIYSLRYGTLPIVRATGGLDDTIHNYDPATKGGNGFKFYHATTEALYQTVKWAVETYCYEPETYQLMQKRAMEARFDWEKSAKAYEDLYYYALYAKRVQNYK comes from the coding sequence ATGAATCACTCTTTAAATATACTCTTTTCTACTTCAGAGGCAGTTCCATTTGCAAAAACCGGTGGATTGGCTGATGTGTCAGGAACACTTCCAAAAGCATTGGCAAAGCTTGGTCATAATGTAGTTGTTGTTATGCCTCGTTACTACTGCATAGATAGATCAAATCTTGAGCCTCTAAATGAACCTCTTATTGTATCGATGGGGCCAATGGGTGAACTTTTTGCAGGTGTTTATAGAGACTATCTTCCTGGATCTGATGTACCGATATATCTCATAGATTATGAAGAGTTCTTTGGTAGATCTGGTCTCTATGCTGATGAGAGCAGTTTTAGCTACACAGACAATGATCTTAGGTTTATCTTTCTTAGCAGATCGGCTTTAGAGCTGTGTAAAAGGTTGGAGTTTAAACCAGATATTGTCCACTCAAATGATTGGCATACTGCAGTTCAACCACTTCTATTAAAGAGCTGTTACGCTTTTGATGAAACATTTAAAGATACTGCATCTTTGCTTACAATTCACAATCTTCAGTATCAAGGGCAGTTTTTCAAAGATATTGTCGATGTGATGGAGGTAGGATGGGAGCATTTTAACCCTTATGAGCTTGAAGCTATGGATGGTGTAAACTTGCTTAAAGGGGGGATTTTTCACGCTGATGTAGTAACGACAGTGAGTAGAAAGTATGCACAAGAGATTCAAACACCAGAGTTTGGTTTTGGACTTAATGAGCATATATGTGCTCACAGCCATAAGCTATACGGAGTTTTAAATGGTGTAGATTATGATGAATGGAATCCGAGTGTTGATCCCTATATAGCCAAACAGTATGACATTGATAATATGTCAGGAAAAGAAGTCTGCAAAAAGGATTTGCAAAAGCGTTTTAACCTGCCAGTTCGAGATAATGTGCCGCTAATTGGCTTTGTTGGGCGTTTGGCTGAACAAAAAGGAATCGGTCTGATTGCCGGAGTGATTGAGGGTTTTATGCATTTAGATATACAGATAGTAATGCTTGGAACCGGTGAGAAGTGGGCTGAGGGATTTTTTAGCGATATTGCTAACCGATACCCCAAAAAGTTTGCCTGCCATATAGGGTATTCCAATGAGTTGGCACACAAGATTGAAGCTGGGAGTGACCTTTTCTTGATGCCGTCACTATTTGAGCCGTGTGGATTAAATCAGATATATTCTTTAAGGTATGGTACTTTGCCAATTGTCCGTGCAACAGGCGGTCTTGATGATACTATTCATAACTACGATCCTGCTACTAAAGGGGGTAATGGATTTAAATTTTATCATGCAACTACTGAAGCTCTTTACCAAACAGTTAAATGGGCAGTTGAGACTTACTGCTATGAACCAGAAACTTACCAGTTAATGCAAAAGCGTGCTATGGAGGCACGATTTGATTGGGAAAAGTCGGCTAAGGCGTATGAAGACCTTTACTACTATGCGCTTTATGCCAAGCGTGTACAAAACTATAAGTAA
- a CDS encoding dihydrolipoyl dehydrogenase family protein has protein sequence MYDICFIGGGLNYAGAVVAAKAGMSVALIDRNLNLLGGTCLHKGCIPSKMFLHYGYLGYATKATSIFSREALLDMSQLQIEKRRLIESSNKAIVRQCKDITLIEGDAKVTAPHEISVGNEKIEAAYVVIGTGSKPFIPDGITYDGKQIITSDEVMMMSSLPQSIAIYGNGAIGLEMASFFAACGVKTTLIYLFEELFEKAHPSISASMKKQLESLGIILMPNSKIIKAKSSDESALITLEDGSSLVAEKLLVATGRHANTDVVACSQIKLNEHGIETDEMFETTEPDHFAIGDCNGKIQLAHAARAEVLNVVNRLLNRKPSILNLDYVVKFIHTLPMSYASVGLTRSTLEKLDEPFKESVVPLNAFTYSHIHHAKDGIMVVYTDAENFIVGAEILAPNAEELISTAAMALTGELSAALAKETILAHPTFSEALERAFFRL, from the coding sequence ATGTATGACATCTGTTTTATTGGTGGAGGATTAAACTATGCCGGTGCAGTAGTGGCAGCTAAAGCAGGTATGAGTGTAGCACTAATAGATCGTAATCTAAATTTACTTGGAGGTACCTGTTTGCATAAGGGTTGCATTCCTTCTAAAATGTTTTTGCACTATGGTTATTTGGGTTATGCTACTAAGGCAACATCTATATTTTCAAGGGAAGCTCTTTTAGATATGTCGCAGCTTCAGATAGAGAAGAGAAGATTGATTGAAAGTTCTAATAAAGCGATTGTAAGACAGTGTAAAGATATTACGCTTATAGAGGGTGATGCTAAAGTAACGGCACCGCATGAAATTAGTGTTGGCAATGAAAAAATAGAGGCTGCATATGTGGTTATTGGGACTGGATCAAAACCTTTTATTCCTGATGGAATTACATACGATGGAAAACAGATTATTACAAGTGATGAGGTTATGATGATGTCATCTCTTCCACAATCTATAGCTATATATGGAAATGGTGCAATTGGACTTGAGATGGCATCATTTTTTGCAGCTTGTGGTGTTAAAACAACACTGATCTATCTCTTTGAAGAGCTTTTTGAAAAGGCTCATCCTTCTATCTCTGCTTCAATGAAAAAACAGCTTGAATCACTTGGCATTATCTTAATGCCAAATAGTAAGATTATTAAGGCTAAAAGCAGTGATGAGAGTGCATTGATTACTTTAGAAGATGGAAGCAGTTTAGTTGCAGAAAAACTGTTGGTTGCTACTGGACGGCATGCAAATACTGATGTGGTGGCTTGTTCGCAGATAAAACTCAATGAACATGGTATAGAGACTGATGAAATGTTTGAAACAACTGAACCAGACCATTTTGCCATAGGTGATTGTAATGGAAAGATTCAGCTAGCACATGCGGCACGTGCAGAAGTGCTTAATGTGGTTAATCGCCTCCTAAATAGAAAACCATCTATTTTAAATCTTGATTATGTTGTAAAGTTTATCCACACATTGCCTATGAGTTATGCCTCTGTTGGTTTGACACGCTCTACGCTTGAAAAGTTGGATGAGCCTTTTAAAGAGTCTGTTGTTCCTCTTAATGCTTTTACATACTCGCATATACACCATGCAAAAGATGGAATAATGGTTGTTTACACAGATGCGGAAAATTTCATTGTCGGTGCTGAAATTTTAGCCCCCAATGCTGAAGAGCTTATATCTACAGCGGCAATGGCTCTAACTGGAGAGCTTAGTGCAGCATTGGCAAAAGAGACTATTTTGGCACATCCAACCTTTTCTGAAGCGCTTGAAAGGGCGTTTTTTAGATTATGA
- the glgB gene encoding 1,4-alpha-glucan branching protein GlgB, translated as MNQIYYDITRFSDMDIYLFKEGTHVKLYEKMGSHIMERQGKKGVYFAVWAPNAVSVSVVADFNHYDPSEHPLKLRDDSSGIWEGFVEGAFIGQTYKYHIVSSINGRTFKKADPYAKYAEKPPHSASRICSIDDYRWSDDIWMDLRKTHNAHDKPITIYEVHLGSWRRKVEEGNRFLSYVELATELADYLVKMNYTHVEIMPITEYPFEGSWGYQVTGYFAPTARYGTPQEFMQFVDIMHSYNIGVIMDWVPSHFVTDGHGLLNFDGICLYEHEDPRLGYHPEWGSAIFNYGRNEVRAFLISSAMYWLEKFHIDGIRVDAVASMLYLNYARKDGEWLPNRYGGNENLEAVEFLKQLNETVYGVYQDIVMIAEESTAYKKVTRPVYTGGLGFGFKWNMGWMHDTLKYFMLDPIHRQHNHQHITFSMWYAFDENFLLPLSHDEVVHMKGSLINKMSGDENQKFANLRALFSYMTAHPGKKLLFMGGEFGQWREWNYEDSLDWHLLEKPMHQGLQRLVSDLNGLYKTERALYLYDEKHAGFEWIEANDTQRNVLSFIRKSNIEDETILVVCNFANRVYENYRVGVPIFGRWKEIFNSQYKVYEGWNITNPEPVETEEIECNGRKHSINVRLPALGVCFFKLI; from the coding sequence ATGAATCAAATTTACTACGATATTACCCGTTTTAGCGATATGGATATCTACCTGTTTAAAGAGGGAACCCACGTAAAACTATATGAGAAGATGGGTTCTCATATTATGGAACGACAAGGTAAAAAAGGTGTCTATTTTGCTGTATGGGCACCAAATGCTGTGTCTGTGAGCGTTGTTGCCGACTTTAACCACTACGATCCATCAGAACATCCGCTTAAACTAAGAGATGATAGCTCTGGCATTTGGGAAGGGTTTGTAGAGGGAGCATTCATTGGTCAAACCTATAAATACCATATTGTTTCAAGCATTAACGGTCGTACATTTAAAAAAGCTGATCCTTATGCTAAATATGCTGAAAAACCTCCTCATTCTGCATCACGCATCTGCTCGATTGATGATTATAGGTGGAGTGATGATATTTGGATGGATCTTCGTAAAACACACAATGCCCACGACAAACCAATAACAATTTATGAAGTCCATTTAGGTTCTTGGCGTAGAAAAGTAGAAGAGGGGAACCGTTTTCTTAGTTACGTTGAGTTGGCAACAGAACTGGCGGATTATCTGGTAAAGATGAATTATACTCACGTTGAGATTATGCCAATTACTGAGTATCCGTTTGAGGGTTCTTGGGGGTATCAGGTAACAGGTTATTTTGCACCAACAGCACGTTACGGCACACCGCAGGAGTTTATGCAGTTTGTAGATATTATGCACTCTTACAATATTGGCGTTATTATGGATTGGGTACCTTCGCACTTTGTGACTGATGGTCACGGTCTTTTAAATTTTGACGGTATCTGCCTTTATGAGCATGAAGATCCTAGACTCGGTTACCATCCGGAGTGGGGCAGTGCTATCTTTAATTATGGACGAAATGAGGTGCGTGCCTTTTTAATTTCAAGTGCAATGTATTGGCTTGAAAAGTTTCATATTGATGGGATTAGAGTTGATGCTGTCGCTTCAATGTTATACCTAAACTATGCTAGAAAAGATGGTGAGTGGCTTCCAAACAGGTATGGAGGCAATGAAAATTTAGAAGCGGTTGAGTTTTTAAAACAGCTCAATGAAACTGTTTATGGTGTATACCAAGATATTGTAATGATTGCAGAAGAGTCAACTGCCTATAAAAAGGTTACACGCCCTGTCTATACAGGTGGGCTTGGATTTGGTTTTAAATGGAATATGGGGTGGATGCACGATACACTCAAATACTTTATGCTTGATCCGATCCATAGACAACATAACCACCAACATATAACCTTTAGTATGTGGTATGCATTTGATGAAAATTTTCTATTGCCCCTAAGTCATGATGAAGTGGTTCATATGAAAGGATCGCTTATTAACAAAATGTCAGGTGATGAGAATCAGAAGTTTGCAAATCTAAGAGCTCTTTTTTCTTATATGACAGCTCATCCGGGTAAGAAACTTCTTTTTATGGGTGGTGAGTTTGGGCAGTGGCGTGAGTGGAACTATGAAGATAGTTTAGATTGGCATCTGCTTGAAAAACCGATGCATCAAGGATTGCAAAGGCTTGTTAGTGATCTAAATGGACTTTACAAAACCGAACGGGCATTATATCTGTATGATGAGAAGCATGCCGGTTTTGAGTGGATAGAAGCCAATGATACACAGAGAAATGTTTTAAGTTTTATACGTAAGAGTAATATTGAAGATGAGACAATTTTAGTTGTTTGTAACTTTGCCAATAGAGTTTATGAGAATTATCGTGTAGGTGTACCCATTTTTGGGCGTTGGAAAGAGATTTTTAACTCTCAATACAAGGTTTATGAGGGGTGGAATATTACAAATCCAGAGCCTGTTGAAACAGAAGAGATAGAGTGTAATGGCAGAAAACACTCAATAAATGTTCGTCTTCCTGCCTTGGGAGTTTGTTTTTTTAAACTAATTTGA
- the flgH gene encoding flagellar basal body L-ring protein FlgH: MRGLKLLAISSVLIVFAGCSSHQADAKINFKPPKYVEQLPPKEPKNNIENPGSLFGRGDNPVFSDKKAMNVNDIVTVVINENILASSSGQKSVSKSTVDGLGGGLMTAPTGSEMGKLAAKVNALTNVGFKIDSNNVFNAKGSSQRTETFTTTLSARIIKILENGNYFIDGRREILIDGQKQILHVSGVIRPEDISQTNQINSQNIADAKIMYETQGDIKEATEKSWGTKLVESVWPF, encoded by the coding sequence ATGCGAGGATTAAAGTTATTGGCTATATCATCTGTTTTAATTGTTTTTGCAGGATGCAGCAGTCATCAGGCTGATGCAAAAATAAATTTTAAGCCTCCAAAATATGTGGAACAACTTCCACCAAAAGAGCCTAAAAACAATATTGAAAATCCAGGTAGTCTCTTTGGCAGGGGAGACAATCCAGTCTTTTCTGATAAAAAGGCAATGAATGTAAATGACATAGTTACAGTTGTTATAAATGAGAATATCTTGGCATCATCAAGTGGTCAAAAGTCTGTTAGTAAAAGTACAGTTGATGGACTTGGTGGTGGTTTAATGACAGCTCCAACAGGTAGTGAAATGGGCAAATTAGCTGCAAAAGTCAATGCTCTAACAAATGTGGGTTTTAAAATAGATTCTAACAATGTATTTAATGCAAAAGGTTCTAGTCAGCGTACAGAAACATTTACAACAACTCTTTCAGCTCGCATAATTAAAATTCTTGAAAATGGAAACTACTTTATTGATGGAAGGAGAGAAATATTGATTGATGGTCAGAAGCAGATACTTCACGTTAGTGGAGTTATTCGCCCAGAAGATATATCTCAAACAAATCAAATTAACTCTCAAAATATAGCTGATGCAAAAATTATGTACGAAACTCAGGGTGATATTAAGGAAGCAACAGAAAAGAGTTGGGGTACAAAACTTGTAGAATCTGTTTGGCCTTTTTAA
- a CDS encoding CatA-like O-acetyltransferase: MVYEIAMPQLSDSMEEGTLISWKVKAGDEVKVGDVIADVESDKAIMEVQSFKDGVVRELKLKEGETALVGTIIAVIDTDKEFKKVVEPEVIDKPKDIKTKPVFVKREPIVTKNEGTASPKAKLEAKKYGIEIKKLQKSGRLPTPAHKQEIEDFYIRRYFTPKALKLLDKYHLSVELFEKGKKYGERDILDFIEKENVPLPKPLTSRDKAMISTVMEAVKKPVYHLYDEIDVTKLKQFANKEATITVWFIKLIGEAMMHHDFVRTTLGTDELQVWSNASISVAMADKDMLYMPVFKDVNKKSVKEISQDLKDFKDKIQTKRFLPDDFKGSTFGISNLGMMGIKQFDAMINRSDSGIAAIGSEDGGKVAITLTMDHRIINGYQAAEFMNTLKRLVLDANFYRDAKD, from the coding sequence GTGGTTTATGAAATAGCAATGCCGCAACTCTCCGACTCTATGGAAGAGGGTACGCTAATAAGTTGGAAAGTTAAAGCTGGTGATGAGGTAAAGGTAGGTGATGTAATAGCTGATGTTGAGAGTGATAAAGCTATTATGGAGGTACAGAGTTTTAAAGATGGTGTTGTTAGAGAGCTTAAACTAAAAGAGGGTGAGACTGCTTTAGTTGGTACTATCATTGCAGTTATTGATACAGATAAAGAGTTTAAAAAAGTAGTAGAACCAGAAGTCATAGATAAACCAAAAGATATAAAAACAAAACCGGTATTTGTAAAAAGAGAGCCAATAGTCACTAAAAATGAAGGAACTGCCTCTCCAAAGGCAAAGTTGGAAGCTAAAAAGTATGGTATTGAGATAAAAAAGCTTCAAAAAAGCGGCAGGTTGCCAACTCCAGCGCATAAACAAGAGATAGAAGATTTCTATATTCGTCGCTATTTTACCCCTAAAGCACTTAAATTGTTAGATAAGTATCATCTATCTGTTGAGCTTTTTGAAAAAGGGAAAAAGTATGGCGAAAGAGATATTCTTGATTTTATAGAAAAAGAGAATGTTCCACTGCCAAAACCGTTAACTTCAAGAGACAAAGCAATGATCTCTACTGTTATGGAAGCTGTAAAAAAACCTGTCTATCATCTCTATGATGAGATAGATGTTACAAAACTCAAACAATTTGCAAACAAAGAGGCTACTATTACAGTATGGTTCATTAAATTGATAGGTGAAGCGATGATGCACCATGACTTTGTTCGAACAACATTAGGCACAGATGAGTTGCAAGTTTGGTCAAATGCTTCAATATCTGTAGCGATGGCTGATAAAGATATGCTTTATATGCCTGTTTTTAAAGATGTCAATAAAAAAAGTGTTAAAGAGATTAGTCAAGATTTAAAAGATTTTAAAGATAAGATACAAACCAAAAGATTTTTGCCTGATGATTTTAAAGGATCAACATTTGGCATCAGTAATTTGGGAATGATGGGAATCAAACAGTTTGATGCAATGATAAATAGAAGTGATAGCGGGATTGCTGCCATAGGTAGTGAAGATGGTGGAAAAGTTGCTATTACGCTGACAATGGATCATCGTATTATTAATGGTTATCAGGCAGCAGAGTTTATGAATACGTTAAAAAGATTGGTCTTAGATGCAAACTTTTACAGAGATGCAAAGGATTAA